ATACGGATTGATGGGTTGATCAGATTGATTTGGGTTCAGGTTCGGGTTGACTCGGGTTCGGGTTGAGCAATTTTTAAATAGTACTAACCCAACCCGACTCAAACCACCCGAATTGACACCCCTAATTGTTAGAGGCTGATTATGAGACTTTTTTTATCTGTTTAATGCCACATGCATCTAATTTATTTGTATTTTCTCCTACACTTTTAATAAAACCagcaattattatttttatttatttcaaaagtttatatattaaatattttaaccaTCGACTAGTTTTATACTGATAATATTTTACGTTTACATTAGACTAATTATATAATTCTCAtggtattatatataattatcatattaaaaATATCTTATAATACCAAAATCATCAATACGTACAgtttattttaaaacaaaattttgcaaGTTATAAgcttataaattaattaacaagACACAATAGCTTATAAGCCAGTTAAAATAAATTTAGTGAAGCACAACGGCCATAATAATCAAATTGAGCCACCAAACTGCTTTTATTCAACCAACAAGTTTAGTTTAATGGTACATCTAAACAAAGCAACTTTTCATCTATGTGCAATGGTAAATAAGACTGCAAGATCTTCTTTGTTCAATGGCGAAGTCGAGGCTCATTAATCACACAAAACTATAGGTTCACATTCACTAACAGACAACCTTTTCAAACTCTACTGGAATCGGATGAAAGATGCTCCATCTGCTCGGTGAGCTGCACCATGTTCTGAGATTTGTCCCATCCATTTTCCAATGGCTGTCTCTTGCTTATCTCAAGAGTTTCACATGCCACAATCGGATCGGTCTTACCAGAAAGAGTTTCTTCTGTTAAATCTGGATCAGTCTTGGCAGTAAGAGTTTCATCGGTTAAATTCAAGTCAGTCTCAGCCAGAAATGCAGTTGGACTTCGAAGAAATGTTTCCCAGAAAGGATCTCCAACTTCAGGGAGTTCGTCTTCATCCCATTCCATTTGATGATCACTAGAAAATCCAACACTGGGAATTGTGATTTTGTTACTAGGATCCAAGAAAATAGAATTTTCTGTTTCCATTCTCATGATATTAGCATTGATTTCTGGTACGATTTCAGAGAACTCCGGCGTTACAGTATCAGCCAGCGGAGGGATAATGGAACTCGTCTCCAAATGCTGATCACTTAAAATTTCAGCAGGCAAGCTAAGGGAGGCTGATTGAACCTCAGGTACTACTCCAGAACTAAAAGATTCAACTGGAAAACCTGATGACATGAATGGCAGCTCTGAAGTAGAGGGCACCTCTCGAAGAGTCACCCCAGACACACGGTTAGGGGAGCTTCTGGAGACTAGTTCATCAGATGGTAATGAACCATCACCAATCAAGAAACTATCCGAATCATTACCGAAGGTTTCTAGCTTATGTGAAGAATCCATTTTTATGATTTGCTTAAGCATTGCATTTGCTGCCTCATTTATCAGAGGCTGATACTTAATGATCTGACGATCAAAGGAGCTGCCAAAGGAACTGTCATCTGAAACGCCATCTGGCTTTAGTCTTCTCTTTTTGTTGCCTTCGGTCACAAGACGGCTACTATCATTCTGCTGGTGCATGAACTGTGCGAGAAATCCAGGGCTATTCACAGCCTTTGCCAGGAAAGACATCATCTGTTGTTGACGTTGTTCCATACCCTGAAGATGCTGTACCATTGTTTGTAACTGTCCATCTGTGGTTTGTTGCTGCTGCCTCAACCTGACAAGCTCCTGCATCAACACGTTCTTGTCCCTTTTAAGTCTCTCAACTTCCTTTTCGAGCCCAAATTTACCAACCTCAACACAGGCTCCAACAGGAGAACTCTGTACAATTGGTTGTTGCTGTTGCTGAGCCTGTCCATGTGCGGGTTTCCGACGGCTAATACCTTTAAGAAGATGCTTTTGTCCTCTTAAGAAACCCTCATTCGCAAATTCCCACCGGTCTGGATCAACCTTTCGAAAACCCTGGTTGTCCAATTCAATTCTAACTATATCATGCAATTTCTAACACAAACAAAATTTCCAAGAAATGGGAATACCATATTTGGTGAGAACTTCCACGAAACAAATCAAATTCTAGATTCTTTAGGCATTTTCCAAAAGCCAAATACTCAAAATTAATCCCGTAGTTAGAGTAACATTGATTATATTACTGTATCTCCCAGCAAGAAAGAAGAAATTGTTGGATCAATTTCATATTGTATAAGCTTATATATGAATGATTATCTATTACGGGTTCTCTATTAATGTTGAGGTCAAATTAAAGTGACCGATTAAAGTTTTGGTTAATAAGTTTTAATATATCTGATAGGTTGTGGGTCTTTAATGTGTAgagttaaaaatataatttcagtTTTTATGATGAGTTAAACAGAAATATCAGAATATAATGATAAATATTGTTTATATAACATTCTcatattcatataataataaagttaatatatatattttaaaaaggatTGATCGAAATAAAATTTCGCCAAAGTGACGTCTTTCGTGGAGATTAATAAGGTGTTGATGGTGTAGCATCAAATTTATATAACATTGTTGATGGTATTGAAAGACCTCTACGATTAGATTGATACAATAAATCCTCAATTTTATATTCCAATAACAGGAGCTCAACAAAGTTAAACCATATTGACATCGAGATTTTGGTTGTTAAATAAAGATTTCAGAGTGGATAATTGTCTATTGAGCATATCAGTACAAACTTCATGGTTGTGGATCCGCTAACTAAGGGGCTACCACACAAAAGTTTTGTGTTGTGTCAATTGAGAATATTCAGCTACACACCCACATCATAATCTGTCATTAAGTTGTTTTGGCATATGTGACCATTGATGAATCTAGTTACCACAAGTGTAGCGAATAATACTTTGATCCTATGTTGAtatgatagattgaccaaactGGTTATAAATACATTTGGAAAATGACGACAGTTTTGAACTCACAAAATTATTTTCACAAAAACATAATTATAAGGTTACAATATAGCcgaagtgggagattgttggatcAATTTTATATTGTATGGGTTTCTATACGAATAATTATGTGTTGTGAGTGTCTATTAAGGTTAAGCCCAAATTAAAGTGATCGATTAAAGTTTCGGTTAATCGGCTTTTATGTATCTTATAGGTTGTAGGTCTTTAATGTGCAGAGACAAAAGTATAATTTCTATTTTAGGaatttctgtttttatgatggcttaaaacagaaatatcagaagataatGATAAACATTATCTATATAATGGTTATGGTCCACAGATCAAGCGTTATCACATTTCCAATCTCTTACCCTCGTTATCAGATTTAGATCCAGGGAGAAACTAAAGGGCTCTCCAAAGAAAAAAACGCATAGATCTGGAAGATCAACCACTCGTTCTTAAGACGTAAGAATTATGGCTTCAGGTACGAGTGGAAGAACTCAATAAAAACGGTTTAAAAACCATATCGGTCTCAAAAAATACTGCTGGATTCAGAGTAAATGGAAGCTACCATTGTCATTCTTTTATGGATTcacatttataataaaatacaaaaaaaaaaggggAAAGACAGGCTTACGTGCATATCACACTCATAAATAGAGACGCTAGTTTCCATGACCTTAAAGTCCAAGTAGTACTAAATTCACCTAGTAAACAACTAGGACGAATAAATCTGGTCGAACCCACATTTAACTATCTGAAACATTTTTATCGAAAATAGCAATACTAGTTTCTCACATAACAATGCAGCTCAATGTTCCTCGATTCCTCCCATAAACCACATCATCGATTCATCCTTTGTAAAAGTTAAATTGCATTTAACCAAAATATAAGCAGACACCAACATACAGTAAAACATCGAATCAGCTACCCAGTAGATTGCACACCCTAAGTTAACTCAAAcatcttaaataaataaaacattaaagTCAATGAGTTTTGCAGGGCACAAGGCAAATGACATAAATAACAACATACACTCAACCATAAATCAACCAAGAAACTCTAAGAAACGAATAAAGTCGCACAAAAAGGAAAAAAGTAGCGCAATAGGGTCTTCCACAGACAGGTGTTATCATGGTTCGCCGTCGCGGTAGCGGAGAACGTCATATAGGTTTTTGTTCCAGTTTCATTGACATTTCACGGAACGGTCCTCGCGGATtacttttataataaaaatagatgtaattatataatttcaaaaaaaattaattgaaaaatattaggaaaattttgaaaaaattacagAAAACGTTTTGCAACAGCGTGACAGCACCGAAATTGATGTTCCGTTCCGCGATGACCGCGAATTTCGGTCCAAAGAAAACGGTAGCCTGAAACTTTGCAGCAGCAGCTACCGTTCCATTCGGCAACCGCGAACCATGGGTATTATTGAGCTATTAAACACCTAAATTGGGGAAAGAaagtaaaatattataacaAATAACAACAACATAGCCAAGAATTACTGCATGGAACAATCAACTGGGGCCAAAGAGAGACTCCCAAGAATCAAATTAAACCCAATAATATGGCCAAGAAATACACCATCGGGGGACAAAAATATAATTGAAGAATCAATCACCTAAATAACAACACGAAAATAGATgaacaaaaacaataacaaacattATTCAAACAAATCCAAATATAAGAAATTACACTTGAATGGCTAAAAACTCCCAGAAACCAATTAAACCcaataaatcataacatataAAAATGGAGACCCAAAAACTAGTAGTAACTCAGGTTTCAAGGAATCATACATATGTATTGAGTTGGCGAACAAAGCTGGAGAAATTATTGTGCTTGAAATACTTAGGCAGCAACTCTCTAGCAAACTCAGCGGAGTCCCAAACCACGAAACTGTTATTCATATCGCTCCATGACACGATCTTGTCCGTGGTGGGGTCATCAACCATTTCATATGTCTTCGCTAGGAACGGAGGAGGAGCATTCATCGAGCCCATCGGAGCAGGCAACGGAGGGCCTTCACCGTCCGATTTTCCGTCGATTGAAGACGACCGAGAAGTAGAAGCCACCATTTTGCGGAAACCCAcaaaataaattgataattacaTGCTAAATTAACGGGATTTCTGCTGTTCTACTCTTCTACTATTCAGGGAATTCTTGACAGGAGTTCGAAAACAAACCCTATTATATAGGAAAGGAAAGGCAGAGATTGCGTGGGCTTACAACTTGCAGTGGTAGATACGACGACGTCGTTGTCAAAGTTTAGATTACATTTATGgataatcaaatatttttaaaaaccaaCCACCAAATCGAATGGCAccgtataattttttttgaaaaattgcgATAAAAAAATCCTAAATCGCATTGTATTTTTATAGGGTGCAGCAACAATTTCGATCGCACctcttatttaattattttacaatTATATTTATATCTATGTAATAATTCATGagtatttatttcatttttttatggTAAGGAAATTCGCAGATGTTATCTTTCAGTACGCTCGATAAATCTCAGACGAATGTGTTAGTTTATAAATCATGCTAGTCAAGTAAATTGTATTTGGCAAGCTTTATAAAATGAACTCGTCTGATAAGACGTTAGTATGAGATATCAAACTCGTTTATACTCAACAAACTGGAACATCTCATTGAGAGTTttcataaaatttattaaatatataaataaattattactattttattgattatatatataatgtcaaataaaaataataataatgattgataccccatggatgggTCCACTGTCCCTTGGCCCATCCCaagcccaaatggaagacaggcccatcaagggcccatgtattctcctataaatacctggtttgagtgttcagttgattaattcaatatattgttttcagcagcacccttagctgctctccccatatatcctcagtcactgacttaagcgtcggaggggctacgccaggacaccctcctggccccctcctaacgatcttatttgtgatttcaggctcagggtaatttCAGAACCTAcgtctggactagtgacacttgctggaatcggaacctaaatttcccgtgagtatcacttggcgccgtctgtgggaagctttgagttgagacgtagagatggtaggGAGGAGAGGGAGTGGAAGAGCCACCTCAGCATCATCGCGTCCTCGGAGGGGACTCGAACCATCTCTTGCTGAGGCGGGACAGAAACAACCGTATCTTGAGACGAGACATGAACAACCTCGTCACGAGACAAGAACTGAGCAGCACATTCACGAAACGAGGGTCGAGCAAACCCGTCCCAATGAGAATGTGAGGAACTTGACCTTAGAACAGTTGGGCCAATTTATCACCCGGACAGTGGATGAGATCATGAAGAGGAATCAAGAGTCTATGTTTGCAGAAGAGCAGGCCGCTCGCCAGGAGCGAGAGGAGAATGTGGAGGGCAGTCAGAGTAGGGTGGAGGAGACGCGACCCCGTCCAAGTGAGGAGAATCCGGAGGTGGAGGAGATGTGGAAGGAGATACGAAGATTGAGGGAGCAGGTAGGAAGCAGGGCACCGGTACCCAAGAGAAGAAGCCCTTTTTCACTATCCATCTTGGAAGAAGGGCTTCCCTCAAATTTCCGACAATCGAACGTTGGAGAATATGACGGATATACGGACCCCGAAGAACACTTGGGGAGATTCGAGAATGCGGCTTTGTTGCACCAATATTCGGATGGAGTTAGGTGCAGGGTGTTTCTGGGTACGTTGGTAAGGTCAGTCCAACAATGATTTAATACCCTGCATCCCAACTCCAGTCTTTCGAAGATTTTTCTGCAGCTTTCTTGCACCGATTTGCCAGCAGCAAGAGGCACCAGAAAAACTATTTGAGTTTGTTTGTAATGAAACAACAAGATGCTGAAACTTTACGGGAGTTTGTCCAGCGCTTCAACAGCGCAGCGTTGGAAATATCAGTGGCTACCcctgacatcatgataagtgccttTACCCAAGGGCTGAGGGGGGGAGAATTCTTCAAATCGCTGGTCAAGAAACCTCCGTCGAGCTATGATGACCTGTTAGCTCGATGGAAAAGTATGTAAACTTGGAAGATGCCCAACGGTATAGAAGGATGGAAAACCGACCCGGAGGGAGTAGGGTGGAGGGAGCCGAGACAGACGGTAAGAAGAGGGGTGCAGGTGAAAGGGAGGAGGACAGAACCAGAAGTAGAGGACAATTCTCATCACATGTTCCTCTGAATAGGAGTTGTGACGAGGTGATGGAGGTGAGGGAGCCCACGGGGAGGTGGGAGAAGTCACGAAGGGTTGAGTGCAGTGCTAGATTGCCTTCGCGGGACAGACGAGAAGGATCCGCATTCGGGAGTTGAGCGAGGTCCCGCCCGTCCCCTAGACGTGGTCAAGGCCCTCCATGGATAAATCAGGGGGTTGGGGAGCAGAGAGGCGAAGGTCGAGGTCAAGATGTCATTCCGGAGCCCGTCGAACCGAGGAGGAGAGCGAATGAGGATAACCACCCTACGATAggaatgatttatatgattttgGGCGGTGCTACTGATGGAGACTCTGGACGAGCTCGGAAAGCGCATGGCAGAAGGTTGGAGAACTTTAAGATATCTAGAGGGCAAACTTACCACAAGACCCCGTCATCAGCTTTGGGATGGAAGACCTCCGAGGCGTTGTTACTCCACATATCGATGCCTTGGTGGTAACGGCCACTGTTGACAACTACAATGTGGCACGAATCtttattgataatggaagctTTGTTAATATCTTGTTCAAGAGCACTCTGGACAGATGAAGGTGGAGGGATTTGAGCTCGAGACAATCTATACTCCTCTATATGGATTTGCAGGACATGCCATCATCTTTGGGACATGAGCCTCGGCGGGTAACAAAGATGACAACATTTACTGTGGTGGACACACTTTCAGCGTATAATGGAATTCTGGGGCGACCAGCCCTAAAAGATTTCAGAGCTGTAGCGTCCATATATCTTCAGAAGTTGAAGTTCCCTGTAGGGAAGGATGTTGGAGCCTTATGCGGGGACCAGAGGGTTGTGCATCGGTGTTATGAGGGGATAATGAAAGAACAGGGGAAGAAAGCGCGTGTGGAGTTTAACATGATTAGGAAAGAAAGAAGTGGGTAACTTTGTCCTGTGGAGGTACGAGAGAAGCAGAGATGAAAGTTGGAGAATGCGCTGGGCAAGGGTCTAAAGAGGCTCAGGAACGTTTGCCACCTTAGAGAATATTAATCTTGACTTGAATTTTGCTGTATTTCGTTTATGAATTTGTCTTAAGTTATCAGCTGAAATTTAATAAAGCAAGTTCTTATATTAAGTTCGTGGATGTTGTTGTATTGTGATGATGAAatgaattaaattttcctgctaaggcatcgcctagcagaggagcagagtagAGGAGAAGAATGAAATTTTAtctttcctgctaaggcatcgcctagcagaggagcagagtcgGCGATgagaattaaattttatttttcttgctaaggcatcgcctagcagaggagcagagtggaggagaagaattttatttttctgctaaggcatcgcctaacagaggagttagagggtggggatgttgaatttttatttttcctgctaaggtatcacctagaactagtagaggagttagagggtggggtgttgagtttttatttttctgctaaggcATCACCTAGCAGATGAGTTAGTGGGTGGGggtgttgagtttttattttcctgctaaggcatcacctagcagaggagttagacggtggggatgttgaatttttattttcctgctacaacatcacctagcagaggagttagcgggtgaggtgttgaatttttatgctcctgctaaggcatcacctagcagaggagttagacggtggggatgtt
This region of Primulina eburnea isolate SZY01 chromosome 14, ASM2296580v1, whole genome shotgun sequence genomic DNA includes:
- the LOC140811516 gene encoding heat shock factor protein HSF8-like, whose protein sequence is MVASTSRSSSIDGKSDGEGPPLPAPMGSMNAPPPFLAKTYEMVDDPTTDKIVSWSDMNNSFVVWDSAEFARELLPKYFKHNNFSSFVRQLNTYGFRKVDPDRWEFANEGFLRGQKHLLKGISRRKPAHGQAQQQQQPIVQSSPVGACVEVGKFGLEKEVERLKRDKNVLMQELVRLRQQQQTTDGQLQTMVQHLQGMEQRQQQMMSFLAKAVNSPGFLAQFMHQQNDSSRLVTEGNKKRRLKPDGVSDDSSFGSSFDRQIIKYQPLINEAANAMLKQIIKMDSSHKLETFGNDSDSFLIGDGSLPSDELVSRSSPNRVSGVTLREVPSTSELPFMSSGFPVESFSSGVVPEVQSASLSLPAEILSDQHLETSSIIPPLADTVTPEFSEIVPEINANIMRMETENSIFLDPSNKITIPSVGFSSDHQMEWDEDELPEVGDPFWETFLRSPTAFLAETDLNLTDETLTAKTDPDLTEETLSGKTDPIVACETLEISKRQPLENGWDKSQNMVQLTEQMEHLSSDSSRV